Within the Channa argus isolate prfri chromosome 12, Channa argus male v1.0, whole genome shotgun sequence genome, the region TGAGACTTTAATGtggcattttataaaatactaGATAGAATACAATCCCACTGATATTGATAATCTAAGCTGCAcggaaaagagaaaacactgaattgataactataaaacatttatatgagATCTTCATGTCCGGATCTTGTTGCCCAACATCATTGTCTCAATACGTGCACGTCTTTTGGCAACCTAAGCCTCCTGAATTGGTAACTGTTCTTTTTGCTTGGTACTGTGACTTTTCACTTCACTGTGATACTGGAAACATCTTAAAAGCTTGAGTTTTCTCAGTTAGGTTCGGATGCATTCAAATCCCTACATCATAAGTCTATGGTAGGTGAGTTTGTCACtgggatgttttgttttttagtgaaTGCTTTCTTCTTCCGTACgatcatactgtatatgatgTTGACATTTTAGTCAGTGTGCTAAagtgctcttttatttttttcaagttttttccCCATTCACCTCcccagctttaaaaaaaaaaactaatattctGTTATAGTATAATACTGTTaattaataatagtttttattttaagtgacACTTTTGAGTAAATTATAGTTTAACACAactggtttgtttaaaaaaataagtgttttcCTGAGAAACTACTCTAATTCTTAGTAGTCTATATACTAAATATCCCCGCTAGATAAACTAAAATCCAAACTGAGCTCAACATGAAACCAAAACCGCTTCATGGTTTTTGTTCAAGTTGATATTTTGGAGATTCAATGATGATGGCAAACTGTAAACATCTGTTGTCAGTTCGAATAATATCCATGAGGGATGTTTCGTCTAGACACAGATAAGCACATTTGACACAAGCACAAAAGCAAACCTCTCtgtacataataataacaaaaactaTACATGTACTGTTGACTTGCCAGCTGGGAGCTAACACAGGACAAATAATACTAAAGAAGTGCTGCCCAGCGTCAGGGATGTCGTCTGATGAATTTGGGGAGTTTAAAGATAATTTTGGAAAGATCAAAAAATGTGTCTATCCTTCAAATCAAAGCCATGTTAAACTCATTGTGACGACAGTTTCTGAGCTCGTGTTGTCTACGCCCATCTCCCACTTGAAGCGAAGTTCCTGCTCATGCTGTAGACGACAGTGGAGCTCTGGTGTTTCCCCCAGGCTCCGAACGGGATGATGATTATGGTGGCGTTGTCCTCTGAGCCATACTGCagagccttaaaaaaaaaacattgtttattagACATTTACCACTTTCATCTGCTCCTCTACATTACATATGAATTTTTAACAGTgtctaaaatggaaaacattccAAAAAATAATCTATGTACCTGTTGTTCCAGAATTTGCAACTATACAGACAGTAGCCACATTGACTCGTCAATaatattgttacattttcacCAATGTCttcaaataattttttgcaGTCTGATATTATTGAACCCCTTTGTTAGCACCTTACAGCTAAAAGGTCCTTTGTTCAAATCCTGGTCCGCAGGGTATGAAAACACCTTTAGCCTCACTGAAAGGGAACAGAGACTTCTGCCTGGTATCTACCTGCTGAGCAATGATGTCCGCAGCCTCTGTAGGGTTGTGGCACTGGTTGATGACATCACAGATTTCCTGGTCACTCAGCAGGAAGTTGATGCCATCGGTGGTCAAAGCCAAGAAGGAGTCATTGGCATGCTGGACCTGCAGGGGTGGAGGGGGGTCAGGGGTCAGTTTCCTGTACTTCAGCTAACAGGGAACCAGCTGTTTGATGGGTCTGTTGACCACTTCGATCCAAACTGgaataaattaacaaatactTAACATTGTTGCccaaaatgtgctttaaaccTTAATGGTGTTCACAGTTCCTTTAATTCAAGGGGTTTGACAAAAGTGTGGCATTAACCATTTAGGAGTTACCACTATTTAAATACAAGCACCCATTTTTGGTGGCTCCTAAAACATAGAAGAACAGGCCGACAAGAAGTTGCATGGGTAGATGTGGCCTGTTCGCTTGCTAGTACAGGAGTAATCAAAGAGATAAGAGGCCTGGAGGAGGTCTTGagtgttacatttgtttattggaACTTTGAACAAATATCTTCTTTATAGGAAGCTACGCTGGGTCTCACACTCAGTCGTCGTGTTTCTGGTTCAGCGATGACCCCACTGGTTTTCAGGTGGAAGTCTCCAATGCTGCGTGTCATGGCGAGCCGCCCGTTCACGTTGGCTTGGCCTACGCTGTTCCACGTCACGAAGCCGCCAAACCTCTGGATcctaaacacaaatacacagaaatagACATTAGTCTGCATTTTAGACGAAGTGCATTCTGAGGAACAGATGAATTACtgcctttttactttttattagcTCTAGATTTGTAATtgtacctttaaaaaaaaaaatctgattattGACTTCTGTGTCACAGCCTGGAGTGTTAACATGTGTCTTGGTGACGTCCAGAGATAAACATAGCCTCGCTCTGGTGTTACATAACACCAGCTGCTTTGAGCTGAAGGGAAACCCAAACTTGTGACCTGCTGATCTTATTTCACCAACTGGGTGAACATGACCTTGTGTGTGCACAAGGGTCTTCCAGCAAGTTAAATAGACTGTGGAGTCTATTTATACACAACAACCTGAGCGGCTGCTGCAGGGAAACCTGAACCCTAATGCTCTGCTGTTTCTGCCGCACTGTTGACTCTAGACTAGAGCTTAGGTAGGGACAGATTATGaattttatgcaaataaaactATCTCTGCGTAATAGTGACTTCTATAATACTACTTTAACAATAGATACACAATAGTGGTAGTTGTTTAATATCAGTGACTAATATAGTTTGGTGTAGTACTGATTACATTATGTGTAGTTTAGGGTGTAGGGATTGTAACAGTTATTTGGCAAAAGAACATTTCCCGCAGGAAGCAACGTCTCCATAATATTAAGAGAGATTTTGTACCGGTTCCTCTCTTCTTTGCAGTCGGGTGTGTGATCTTTGGTGAGTTTCTTGGCTCCTCCCTTCCTGCACAACATTGCCCGACTGTCGCCGACACTGGCCACCACCAGCTCCACGCCGTCCCGTAACATAGCAACGGTCGCCGTGGTGCCGGCTGTCAGGAAGGAGGCTGAAGAagggaggacaaaaaaaaaccaaaacacctGGTTAAATGTTGTATAGTACTGTGATGAATTTTGTATGActcttttttttagatttgtctttttgcaatttttttttttctggttccCACTTTTAGTTTCCCAATTTCTAGGTGTGTACATGAGGGTTTTTATTGCTGTGCATTGTTCTCTGTGCctttttctgtttaaacaaaatttaCTTTACGCAGTACTTTTACCCTTTAAAAGATCTCTAACcacttttactttatgtaatcattaaatgtactgtaacttCTGCTATATTTACCATTGTTAAAGTAGCTTAGGTGTGTGTGCAGAGCCTTGTCAGCATCTAAAAATGCCTTCTTTAGAACTTTCTCCAGATCATCTTCTTCCTCAAGTCCATCTCTGTAAAAAGAATATTCAATAAATGCATCAGTTTGGCATTACACATATTTTATGacaacttttagttttttttaaaaatgtgtttatttgtttaaaccTTATAAACTTCTCCATGAATGTGTAGCAGTAGTCGGCGGCATGTGGCCCCCCGTGACCATCAAACACAGCGAAGTACAGTAGGTTGTCATGGATACGGGCAACACGGAGGCGGTCCTCATTCTGCTTCCTGAGACCCAAAATGGAGGCACTGCCGACCCGAGACAGACTGACCtggcacagaaagaaaacaaatgtcaatcAGTTGGATGTCAATTTATCATTTCATCTGTTACCTACTGTATTTATTCAGccattcattcagtcattaaTCTTAATCTGTTTATCCGGTGTCATGTATTCAAATACTCCCTGATAATTAAACCACATGTTTATCCGCTCATTTATTAATCCATATATTAATTAGCCGTCATCTATTCAGACACTCATTAAGTAAATATTCattatcaaattattattaaatccaTTTGTTGTATTTATCCATCAGTATCATCATTTCATCCATTCACTGAAAAGCACAATGGGTgaatactttatttattaatttgtcttAACCTCATCTGTTTGTCTATTCATTAATTTATGTATCCGTATGTCAGTCTCTCCATATATTCATCCTTTAATTTAGCTAAACGTTTCGGAAAGTTTGTCAGTTTATCCAGTTAATAACCCATTGAGTTTATCGTTTATTCCATGTTTATTCCATTGAGTCACCCATTCCTCCTATGAACCTCCATTCATTTACCCACTGATCTACTAATTTATCCACTTGTGTTTCTTATTCTATTCCATTCACTTATCCAACCATATAGACAaatattcatccattcatttaattattaatgtatCCAACtactcattcacccattctttcattgttttcattcatccattcatgaTTCAACCATGTTGCATTGTTTATCTGTTCATTCATCTGATACATCATTTAAATCCTTTTTCCTATCGATTTTTTATCCACTCATTCATCTATCCATACATttatcattcattcatccattaaCTCCTACCTGTGGAATGGGTTTTCCATATCTGATACTGGAGGGTAGCAGTATTGGTTCTTCTATCTTGTTGTCCCAGATACCAAAGGAATCCCAGGTTACGGGCCGGCCGCTGCCGTCGCTGTGGAAGTGGACTGACCCACTGGCCTGTCGCACACCCACCACCCTGAACAATGCTCCACCCACCTGCTTCGGGATAAGTTAGACTAATTTTAAGgtatttttacactgtgttGTACGGGTTAGCTTGTGTGGTGCGAATTAGTTGGTTGCACATAGTAACAAAAACTCACGATCCGTGTAACAGATTCACCTGCCGAGAAGCTGTGGAGGTTTTTGTAGAGGATCGTACATTGAGGAAGGTCTGTCTGGTGAAGGTGGAGCGACCACAACGCAGCAGTTTCAGCAGCACTGGAGACGACATGGCTGACTGTCTTTAACAGCTCTGGAGATTTAAAAAGCAGAGGTGACACCTGGCTGGGCGGCAGATTTCTGAAATTCAATGAAAgcataaaatgcatttaaaagtaaatacatacattatCATTATCAATTAACCTGTTAACAGTTCTTGTAGGCaattcattttacaaaatgtcaaacttctCTGGGTTAgtaactgctgtttttgtcaGACTATTAAACATAACCTACAAGAAGACCTTCTAAGAAACCATAAATAGGTTTTTGGATATGCAaaataagtttttcttttaatcaaacTGTCCTGTATATAAGGAACTGGCCACCTATATTCACTAATACCTTGTCTCTTGTCGCAAAACTTTCTTCAAATGGATGTGAGACCAGGATGCAACCTTTAAAGTGGATTGTAAATGGCTCGAGAGATTAATCCTTCAAGTTGGTTGACATGAGCAAGGATCATCTTACTCATTCTCTCTACTTTTCTTTCAGCCCCCGGTCTTCCACTTCTCTGTATTGTGCGTTTGTATTTCACAAATAGTCCTCTGTCCCCTGCTGTGTTTAAGCACTGCGCTGTCTCCTACTGATTACAAAGAGGACGGACAGAGCAGGCGAGCCTCTAAAAATACTACACTTCATATGAAAATGCCGTATCATAAAACAGATAACGCTAACTTGGCACCTGACCCCACAGCATCAGTGTCAATAACAGGTTACCAGTGGCTTTAATCTCTCTCTCAGAAATAAGGCTTAACTACTGCAATCTGCTTGACCTTTATGGAACTCCAGAACAGTGTGaccacacagaaacatgtgaCCCCTTGCTGTTGACAAAACATACAATGCACGTGCATGTTAGTGTGCACACATCGGTGGATCAGGAGACCAAGCACACTGACGTCCATACAGGCATGAACGTTCAGGATATCAGTCATCCTGTCTTTTGTATTGTGAAATAGAAATTGTTTGATGCTCATCAgtcatttgtgtatttctgaAAGTACTTTTAGCTCGATAGATGTGCACAAAATTAAGGAAAATCTCAGGCAAGTTACAAACTCGtgtatttaaagctgcacaCACTTAGCCCACAAATCTATACATTATGTGATGCTTCAGGGATTTCTAACTCAGTTCCGCAGTTGGGACTTGTATTAGTTTTTTTCTGACACATAAATATGCTGTAtggctgtgtgtatttttaagaGAGTACTATAAGCTGGAGTGAAAAGCACAAATGTTACTGGTACTAAAGAACCTGAATAAATGAGCAGCGGTAATAGGCAGCTACTCCAGTAATCTGCTTATGTAGAATTCTGTAGTACTTTACTAGAGGATTGTCTGTTAGTTCACtacatttattgttaaaacTTTAGTTACTAATTACTTTTTCATCTTAAGATACAAAATCTAATAGCCTAATAAACGATCAGGTCTCattatacactgttgcccataaagttggaataatcttgttttcagacacatttgatttttttgcaaaggttaattgtggtttaattttcactgtgaccGTGAtttttggaagagattgatcagtaaagttttgagaagatacaCACTTTATCTGTCAAGAACAAATAATACTGTCACAATAGTTTCACgagaagaagtaaaaaaaaaaaacattttattccaactttatgggcaataGTGCAGATTAAACACTGTCAGTACAAAAAGTGGTTCAAATCTGCTCAAACAcatttgcacttgtttttcaaTATTTACCCTATTTTTGCCATAAATTTCATCCTTAAGTATAATAGATTAGGTTAAGACTGTGCCATGTATGTTATCAACAGCTTCACAGTCCATAttgtttataataaaacaatgttttcgGTGAAGAACTTGTACTATTAAAAATTGTAGTTTTGTACTTCAACTTGGATAAAGAATGCGAAATGGTATTTCCACTTGTAGTAGgcaaatacttacactcttgctGAAGCACTGACTTTGTGTACTACTACCTCCTAAGGTcgcatatttacatatttagtgTATTTCCTAATAATATCAGAGTTAGTAATGTCAGGATACCAGAGTTATCATTAATTTGAAAACGTCTGTGCTCACACTAAGTAACACATCACCAAATGGAGGTGAATTCATAA harbors:
- the ppm1ka gene encoding protein phosphatase 1K, mitochondrial isoform X2 translates to MSSPVLLKLLRCGRSTFTRQTFLNVRSSTKTSTASRQVGGALFRVVGVRQASGSVHFHSDGSGRPVTWDSFGIWDNKIEEPILLPSSIRYGKPIPQVSLSRVGSASILGLRKQNEDRLRVARIHDNLLYFAVFDGHGGPHAADYCYTFMEKFIRDGLEEEDDLEKVLKKAFLDADKALHTHLSYFNNASFLTAGTTATVAMLRDGVELVVASVGDSRAMLCRKGGAKKLTKDHTPDCKEERNRIQRFGGFVTWNSVGQANVNGRLAMTRSIGDFHLKTSGVIAEPETRRLSVQHANDSFLALTTDGINFLLSDQEICDVINQCHNPTEAADIIAQQALQYGSEDNATIIIIPFGAWGKHQSSTVVYSMSRNFASSGRWA
- the ppm1ka gene encoding protein phosphatase 1K, mitochondrial isoform X1 encodes the protein MSSPVLLKLLRCGRSTFTRQTFLNVRSSTKTSTASRQQVGGALFRVVGVRQASGSVHFHSDGSGRPVTWDSFGIWDNKIEEPILLPSSIRYGKPIPQVSLSRVGSASILGLRKQNEDRLRVARIHDNLLYFAVFDGHGGPHAADYCYTFMEKFIRDGLEEEDDLEKVLKKAFLDADKALHTHLSYFNNASFLTAGTTATVAMLRDGVELVVASVGDSRAMLCRKGGAKKLTKDHTPDCKEERNRIQRFGGFVTWNSVGQANVNGRLAMTRSIGDFHLKTSGVIAEPETRRLSVQHANDSFLALTTDGINFLLSDQEICDVINQCHNPTEAADIIAQQALQYGSEDNATIIIIPFGAWGKHQSSTVVYSMSRNFASSGRWA